From the genome of Gorilla gorilla gorilla isolate KB3781 chromosome 4, NHGRI_mGorGor1-v2.1_pri, whole genome shotgun sequence, one region includes:
- the LOC129533491 gene encoding LOW QUALITY PROTEIN: protein FAM136A-like (The sequence of the model RefSeq protein was modified relative to this genomic sequence to represent the inferred CDS: deleted 1 base in 1 codon; substituted 1 base at 1 genomic stop codon) encodes MAELQQLWVQEVVDSMVKSLERENIWKMQGLMFRCSTSCCEDSQASMQXVHQCIKHCHVPLGQARALLTSELEKFQDHLARCAMHCNNKAKDSMDTGSKELQVKQQLDGCVTKCVDDHTHLILTMAKMKEALLSIGK; translated from the exons ATGGCAGAGCTGCAGCAGCTGTGGGTGCAGGAGGTGGTGGACTCCATGGTGAAGAGTCTGGAGAGAGAGAACATCTGGAAGATGCAGGGTCTCATGTTCCGGTGCAGCACCAGCTGTTGTGAGGACAGCCAGGCCTCCATGCAGTAGGTGCACCAGTGCATC AAGCACTGCCATGTGCCTCTGGGTCAAGCCCGGGCTTTGCTCACCAGTGAGTTGGAGAAGTTCCAGGACCACCTAGCCCGGTGCGCCATGCATTGCAACAACAAAGCCAAAGATTCAATGGATACTGGGAGTAAGGAGCTTCAGGTGAAGCAGCAGCTGGACGGTTGTGTGACCAAGTGTGTGGATGACCACACGCACCTCATCCTAACTATGGCCAAGATGAAGGAGGCTCTCTTATCCATTGGGAAATAA
- the TACO1 gene encoding translational activator of cytochrome c oxidase 1 isoform X1 yields MAAWAAASLSRAAARCLLARGPGVRTAPPRDPRPSHPEPRGCGAAPGRTLHFTAAVPAGHNKWSKVRHIKGPKDVERSRIFSKLCLNIRLAVKEGGPNPEHNSNLANILEVCRSKHMPKSTIETALKMEKSKDTYLLYEGRGPGGSSLLIEALSNSSHKCQADIRHILNKNGGVMAVGARHSFDKKGVIVVEVEDREKKAVNLERALEMAIEAGAEDVKETEDEEERNVFKFICDASSLHQVRKKLDSLGLCSVSCALEFIPNSKVQLAEPDLEQAAHLIQALSNHEDVIHIYDNIE; encoded by the exons ATGGCGGCTTGGGCTGCTGCCAGCCTAAGCAGGGCCGCTGCCCGATGCTTGCTGGCACGAGGCCCCGGGGTCAGGACGGCTCCTCCGCGCGACCCCCGGCCCTCCCACCCTGAGCCCCGGGGCTGCGGTGCCGCTCCGGGCAGGACGCTGCACTTCACCGCGGCTGTCCCCGCCGGGCACAACAAGTGGTCCAAAGTCAGGCACATCAAGGGTCCGAAGGACGTCGAAAGGAGTCGCATCTTCTCCAAACTCTGTTTGAACATCCGCTTGGCAGTGAAAG AAGGAGGCCCCAACCCTGAGCACAACAGCAACCTGGCCAATATCTTAGAGGTGTGTCGCAGCAAACATATGCCCAAGTCAACGATTGAGACAGCGCTGAAAATGGAG AAATCCAAGGACACTTATTTGCTGTATGAGGGTCGAGGCCCTGGTGGCTCTTCTCTGCTCATCGAGGCGTTATCTAACAGTAGCCACAAGTGTCAAGCAGACATTAGACATATCCTGAATAAGAATGG AGGAGTGATGGCTGTAGGAGCTCGTCACTCTTTTGACAAAAAGGGGGTGATTGTGGTTGAAGTGGAGGACAGAGAGAAGAAGGCTGTGAACCTAGAGCGTGCCCTGGAGATGGCAATCGAAGCAGGAGCTGAGGATGTCAAGGAAactgaagatgaagaagaaaggaaCGTTTTTAAA TTTATTTGTGATGCCTCTTCACTGCACCAAGTGAGGAAGAAGCTGGACTCCCTGGGCCTGTGTTCTGTGTCCTGTGCACTAGAGTTCATCCCCAACTCAAAGGTGCAGCTGGCTGAGCCCGACCTGGAACAGGCCGCACATCTCATTCAGGCTCTCAGCAACCACGAGGATGTGATTCACATCTATGATAACATTGAATAA
- the TACO1 gene encoding translational activator of cytochrome c oxidase 1 isoform X2, whose translation MAAWAAASLSRAAARCLLARGPGVRTAPPRDPRPSHPEPRGCGAAPGRTLHFTAAVPAGHNKWSKVRHIKGPKDVERSRIFSKLCLNIRLAVKGGPNPEHNSNLANILEVCRSKHMPKSTIETALKMEKSKDTYLLYEGRGPGGSSLLIEALSNSSHKCQADIRHILNKNGGVMAVGARHSFDKKGVIVVEVEDREKKAVNLERALEMAIEAGAEDVKETEDEEERNVFKFICDASSLHQVRKKLDSLGLCSVSCALEFIPNSKVQLAEPDLEQAAHLIQALSNHEDVIHIYDNIE comes from the exons ATGGCGGCTTGGGCTGCTGCCAGCCTAAGCAGGGCCGCTGCCCGATGCTTGCTGGCACGAGGCCCCGGGGTCAGGACGGCTCCTCCGCGCGACCCCCGGCCCTCCCACCCTGAGCCCCGGGGCTGCGGTGCCGCTCCGGGCAGGACGCTGCACTTCACCGCGGCTGTCCCCGCCGGGCACAACAAGTGGTCCAAAGTCAGGCACATCAAGGGTCCGAAGGACGTCGAAAGGAGTCGCATCTTCTCCAAACTCTGTTTGAACATCCGCTTGGCAGTGAAAG GAGGCCCCAACCCTGAGCACAACAGCAACCTGGCCAATATCTTAGAGGTGTGTCGCAGCAAACATATGCCCAAGTCAACGATTGAGACAGCGCTGAAAATGGAG AAATCCAAGGACACTTATTTGCTGTATGAGGGTCGAGGCCCTGGTGGCTCTTCTCTGCTCATCGAGGCGTTATCTAACAGTAGCCACAAGTGTCAAGCAGACATTAGACATATCCTGAATAAGAATGG AGGAGTGATGGCTGTAGGAGCTCGTCACTCTTTTGACAAAAAGGGGGTGATTGTGGTTGAAGTGGAGGACAGAGAGAAGAAGGCTGTGAACCTAGAGCGTGCCCTGGAGATGGCAATCGAAGCAGGAGCTGAGGATGTCAAGGAAactgaagatgaagaagaaaggaaCGTTTTTAAA TTTATTTGTGATGCCTCTTCACTGCACCAAGTGAGGAAGAAGCTGGACTCCCTGGGCCTGTGTTCTGTGTCCTGTGCACTAGAGTTCATCCCCAACTCAAAGGTGCAGCTGGCTGAGCCCGACCTGGAACAGGCCGCACATCTCATTCAGGCTCTCAGCAACCACGAGGATGTGATTCACATCTATGATAACATTGAATAA
- the TACO1 gene encoding translational activator of cytochrome c oxidase 1 isoform X3 produces MAAWAAASLSRAAARCLLARGPGVRTAPPRDPRPSHPEPRGCGAAPGRTLHFTAAVPAGHNKWSKVRHIKGPKDVERSRIFSKLCLNIRLAVKEGGPNPEHNSNLANILEVCRSKHMPKSTIETALKMEKSKDTYLLYEGRGPGGSSLLIEALSNSSHKCQADIRHILNKNGGVMAVGARHSFDKKGVIVVEVEDREKKAVNLERALEMAIEAGAEDVKETEDEEERNVFKGIGETVHILYKHLLSEY; encoded by the exons ATGGCGGCTTGGGCTGCTGCCAGCCTAAGCAGGGCCGCTGCCCGATGCTTGCTGGCACGAGGCCCCGGGGTCAGGACGGCTCCTCCGCGCGACCCCCGGCCCTCCCACCCTGAGCCCCGGGGCTGCGGTGCCGCTCCGGGCAGGACGCTGCACTTCACCGCGGCTGTCCCCGCCGGGCACAACAAGTGGTCCAAAGTCAGGCACATCAAGGGTCCGAAGGACGTCGAAAGGAGTCGCATCTTCTCCAAACTCTGTTTGAACATCCGCTTGGCAGTGAAAG AAGGAGGCCCCAACCCTGAGCACAACAGCAACCTGGCCAATATCTTAGAGGTGTGTCGCAGCAAACATATGCCCAAGTCAACGATTGAGACAGCGCTGAAAATGGAG AAATCCAAGGACACTTATTTGCTGTATGAGGGTCGAGGCCCTGGTGGCTCTTCTCTGCTCATCGAGGCGTTATCTAACAGTAGCCACAAGTGTCAAGCAGACATTAGACATATCCTGAATAAGAATGG AGGAGTGATGGCTGTAGGAGCTCGTCACTCTTTTGACAAAAAGGGGGTGATTGTGGTTGAAGTGGAGGACAGAGAGAAGAAGGCTGTGAACCTAGAGCGTGCCCTGGAGATGGCAATCGAAGCAGGAGCTGAGGATGTCAAGGAAactgaagatgaagaagaaaggaaCGTTTTTAAA GGTATAGGTGAGACAGTTCACATATtgtacaaacatttattaagtgaatACTGA